TCGCTTATCATAAAAAATAATCTTTGATGTACTAACACTTTATTAAATGACTATATTTAACAGCTTAAAACAATATCAAGTTAAGTTACAGGAATAGATTGAAAAAACCAATACATAGTTTACAGATTTAGCTGTGTTTAAAAAAATTTATCAGAGTTAAACCTTTTAAATGGCACTTTAACCGCTAACGGATAAAATGAGATACACACGACTATTCACCAACATTGGCTTCAATGATTGCAGTACCTGTAGGTTCACCTTCAGTATTTAAATAAAGGCCTCTGGCCAGAGTGGTTAATTTGTCATAACCAAAAGGATACAATGCGTTATTAGACACTACAACTTTAGAAGATTCTAAAACACCTAAGCTTTGTTGATTTGTGTTGTGATCTCCATCAAAATCAGCATGGGCTGTGATCATCAAAGTATCATTTTGGGCAACGCCGTATTCTGAGGCAAGAAAGCTGCTGGTACCGGCATTGATCCCAAAGTAGCTGGCAGCTCCGGTTTCTGATGCCATGGTCATATTGTAGCGGAAACTAATGACGGTTGTTTGACCGCCGCCAGTTATGCGCTCAATCACTCTTTTATCTCCAGCAAATTGAATAGCGTTATTGAAGGCTGTACAGGTATTTGCCGCCGCGTCATAGGTATAGGCTTCTAGGCCAAATTCATAGGTAAAATAAGCCATAGCTCCTTTTTTCCCAGGCAAAGGTGCGGGATAAAGACCAATAAATTGATCACTGGGGTTATAGTCTGGATGTACAAACACAGATAATAAAGGCTGAAAAGTGGGTATTTTTTTACAAGTAACGTTTTCTACTGGAGGTGCACCAAAAAGCGTTGGTATATATACTTCTATTGAAAAGGGTAAACTGGCAGCAACCACTTGCGCATCATAAACTTTACGCAAAGCCAAATAACCTTCACCCAACTTTGATTTGGCAATGTATTTTTGATAAGCGGGCACAGCGACACTCACCAAAAGTACTCCAATAGCAATACTGATGAGCAATTCTAGTAAGGTGAAGCCAACA
This DNA window, taken from Oligoflexia bacterium, encodes the following:
- a CDS encoding prepilin-type N-terminal cleavage/methylation domain-containing protein, giving the protein MLNYKNKPRCVGFTLLELLISIAIGVLLVSVAVPAYQKYIAKSKLGEGYLALRKVYDAQVVAASLPFSIEVYIPTLFGAPPVENVTCKKIPTFQPLLSVFVHPDYNPSDQFIGLYPAPLPGKKGAMAYFTYEFGLEAYTYDAAANTCTAFNNAIQFAGDKRVIERITGGGQTTVISFRYNMTMASETGAASYFGINAGTSSFLASEYGVAQNDTLMITAHADFDGDHNTNQQSLGVLESSKVVVSNNALYPFGYDKLTTLARGLYLNTEGEPTGTAIIEANVGE